The sequence AGCCCATCAAAATAATGCCAACAATCAAAAAATAACACTCCATTTTTGTCTGAACAATCGACAAATAATCAATGAAAGATAATCCTGCAGGAATGAAATTTAAATAGAGGATGATTGAAATACCACCGGAGATAGAAAAGCCAAATCCTATTAAAAAAATAAATACATATACCACCCTAATCCGCTCCTTAACCGGTTTATACATGTATATGTACAAGCCTTCTATCTATTACAAATGATAGGAACGTTATGCAAGGTTTTTTCTCTCTATAATAGGATTGTTGTCCGTTTCATACCAATACAACTTTCAAAATTGCCACTAAGGTAGCATTATTCGTATAAAAAAATGTAACTGTAATTTTGCTTCTAAGCATAAAAAAACTCCACTTATGATAAGTGGAGTTACCTGCTATTTCAATTATTGATATTTCTTAAAGACTAATGTTACATTATGACCACCGAAGCCTAATGAGTTGGTAATAGCGATGTTGACATCTTGTTCGATCGCTTTGTTTGGAACATAGTTTAAATCACAGGCTTCGTCTGGCGTTTCATAATTAATCGTTGGCGGTACAATGCTGTCCTGAATCGATTTCACACAGATAATCGATTCAATCGCACCTGCAGCCCCTAATAAGTGACCAGTCATGGACTTGGTAGAAGACACATTAAATTGATAAGCATGATCCTTGAACACAGATTTAATCGCAGCCGTCTCATAGGAATCATTATATGCTGTACTTGTACCATGTGCATTGACATAATCTACTTGCTCTGGAGAAATCTCAGCATCATCAATTGCTTGTTGCATTGCACGTGCTGCTCCTTCGCCTTCTGGTGCTGGTGATGTAATATGATAAGCATCTCCAGAAGCACCATATCCTAAGATCTCAGCATAAATTGTTGCCCCACGTTTTTGAGCGGATTCTAATGACTCAATTACCAGGATGCCTGCTCCCTCACCCATAACGAAACCATCACGATTTTTATCAAACGGTCTGCTGGCTGTTTTCGGATCATCATTGAACGACAATGCTTTTGCAGTAGAGAAACCAGCAAAAGACATATCTGTCAATGGCGCTTCTGCTCCACCAGTAATCATATAATCTGCATCACCACGTTCGATTACTTTAAATGCGTCACCGATTGAGTTAGCACCCGAAGCACAAGCTGTAACGGAACAGTTGTTAATTCCTTTTGCTCCTAATTGGATCGATACTTGGCCTGCCGCCATATCAGGAATAAGCATCGGTACGAAAAATGGGCTTACTCTTTTATAGCCTTTATCCATGAATCGACGGAATTGCTCATCGTATGTGGCCATACCACCGATTCCTGAACCAATCCATACACCTACACGGTGAGCAATCTCATCATTAATATCTAGCTTTGCATCTTCCACTGCCATTTTAGCAGCTGCTACTGCATACTGTGTAAATAAATCCATTCGCTTGGATTCTTTTTTCTCCATGTACAGGGTAGGATCCCATTCTTT is a genomic window of Gracilibacillus salinarum containing:
- the fabF gene encoding beta-ketoacyl-ACP synthase II — encoded protein: MTKNRVVITGMGAVTPLGNTVTQFWDQIQSGTSGIDYVTKVNKDDFPAKVAAEVKEWDPTLYMEKKESKRMDLFTQYAVAAAKMAVEDAKLDINDEIAHRVGVWIGSGIGGMATYDEQFRRFMDKGYKRVSPFFVPMLIPDMAAGQVSIQLGAKGINNCSVTACASGANSIGDAFKVIERGDADYMITGGAEAPLTDMSFAGFSTAKALSFNDDPKTASRPFDKNRDGFVMGEGAGILVIESLESAQKRGATIYAEILGYGASGDAYHITSPAPEGEGAARAMQQAIDDAEISPEQVDYVNAHGTSTAYNDSYETAAIKSVFKDHAYQFNVSSTKSMTGHLLGAAGAIESIICVKSIQDSIVPPTINYETPDEACDLNYVPNKAIEQDVNIAITNSLGFGGHNVTLVFKKYQ